DNA from Candidatus Methylacidiphilales bacterium:
GCACCAAGGAAGGATAAAAATATTTTTGGGGGTAGGAACAAGCTGCGCCATCCCCCTGAAAAGGGGGAAGACAAGGGGGTTTGTGTTAGCCTGCATATTTCATGCTCTTTTCAATGGTCAACCTGTTAGCGCTGGGACGTAACAGTGGAAAGTCACGAGCCCATGTGGGTATAATTTCAGTGCCGTTAGCGGACTGAATCATACAGTTGGGTTTAGCCAAAGCTTTCACCCTGATTATATACCATGAGTCCCGAGTGCCAGAAACCTCGACTTTAAAATCTTTTCCCCAATTAGTTACAAAATCTAGTGGATTTTTTTGGACAGATTTTTGAACAATTTTTTGGGCGGCATTTTGGGCGATAAAAGGCTCAAAACCGTGCAAAAGTCCGCATGGCCTTGCACGAGTTTGCGAGGGGGCGGTCTTCCGTAAGTAACTGTAATTAAAGGGGAAGCAAGAAAATGCGCTCGAGAGGACTCGAACCTCCATGGTTTTACCCACTAGAACCTGAATCTAGCGCGTCTGCCAATTTCGCCACGAGCGCGTTGTTGCGAACGAAAATCCTACCCAAGGCCCCCCGCCCCCCGCAAGGAAAAATGGATTGGTTTAAAACTTCCCTCATGGAAGCCGACATCGAGTCCTATTCAACGGGGCGCGGCCCGTCCCGGCTGCGAGTTTTGGCAGCGTCCCGCTGCCTGGAGAAGCCTCAGAATCAAACGGGGCGTCTTGGCCGTTCGCTGTCCCCCAATCGCGACTTGTCCCCAGCCCGAATTTAAGCATGATGACAGCTTGAACACGGCGTTCTGAACAAATCGACTTCAGGCTCCAAAAAGGCATATAAAAATATGATCCCACGCACAATAATCTGGGCGCTTGTTGCAGTTGGCGCGTTTCCCGTGCTGATGCTGAGTTTTGTTGTGGCCTGGATGGTCACACTTTCCCCATTCTCCCGAGCAAATGGAGTGCCTTGGTATTACCGCTTTTCCGATGCCCTAATCACGAGCGGCAATCGACTGTCAATCGCTGGACACAGCATCATCGTTTATCCGCGCCTTTGGACCACCGTATTGGGCGTTGTTGGGCTGCTTTTTGTATTTATTTGCATTTATTACACCCTTCACGTCCCCTACAGAGGCGGGAAATAAAACTGGGCCATACTAGCACTTCGGAAGATAAATAATGAAACCTGAGAATGTAAAGACCCGACAGGATTTTGCCACTTACCTAGCAGCGTTACAGGCGGAGGGTACTTCATCCTGGGAGAACAACACTTTGGATAAGTTTTTAGGGGCCTTAGAAGCCTACACCAATGACATCGACGGATATTACAAAAACAATAAAATTGCTTTGGACCCATACAAAGCCTCTTGGCGAACTTTAGCTGACATTATTGAGGGCGCCAAGATCTACGAATAAGAAAATGAAATGGAGCTTTCCCGCATAACATTCCAAGGGCCAGAGATAACTGACTCTGAAATTCTGGCTCTGCTTCCCCGTGAGCTTGCAGAACTCCTTTCGCAGATTAACGGTTTCGTTCAATTTCATGGTGGCCTGCACGTCCGTGGTGCTTGCCGGGAACCTCTTTGGCACTCGATTCGCGAGACATGGCAAGGCGCGTCCGCTTTTCATCTGAATTATCCTGAGATAAAGTCAGACGATGTGCCATTTGCGCAGGACTGCATCGGTGACCAGTTTTTCTTGCGGGCAGACGTCGTCTTCCGACTACGCACAGAAACAGGTGACGTGGAAACTCTGGATTTGGATCTATACGGCTTTCTCGATGCAGCAGAAAAAGATCCGATTGATTTTCTCGGTCTTCATCCACTGATGCGCCATCAAACGGACGGAGGCACTCTTGAACCGGGACAGCTTCTTTCGATTTACCCACCTTATTGCACGAAGGAAGCAGCCAACGGTGTATCCATCCGCGCTATTCCCGCAACTGAACGGCTATCATTCCTAGCCGACTTTTACAGACAGATTGGCGGGCTTCCTGAAGGAACAAAGTTTAGAGTGAAGGTCACATGATGAGCTAGACGCTGCGTGGAAGGACAAAGAGGGCGCAAACCATCTTACCGGGGTAACTTCATACAAGACCGGTGAATCAGCGACACCAGAGGACTACGTGATAGAGCTCCTTCCAACCATTGATGAACACCACGGCGTGAATTCGCACAGTCCGCCTTATGACGCTGTTCTGATTTATGGAGTCACCAAATCCGAACGACTTCTGAAGGCTTTTCAGGGCCATGGTTTTTCTTTTCACGCCGCTTCCAGCGAAAGCATTGAATTTAGAAAGAATCCTGAAAAAAAGATTGGCGACTAACCATGAGCTACGATCTCTATTTTACGAGTCCGAAAATCTCCCGGGAAGAATTTACATCCTACTTCCGCAGCAGATCTTCTTACGAGGTCTCTGACCAGCAAGCACTTTATCAGAATCAGGACACAGGAGTTTATTTCTCTTTCGATTACACAGAGTCCGAACCTGTTGATGAGGGGGCCATCAAATCAAGTGCTGCGTTTAACCTCAACTTCTATCGTCCACATTTCTTTGCCCTGGAGGCCGTTGATGAAGTGACCGCTTTTGTCGAGCACTTCAAGTTTCTGATCCACGATCCTCAAAATGACGGAATGGAAAATGGACCATACTCCCCGGAGGTTTTTTTGAAGGGTTGGAATCACGGGAACGAATTTGGTTACGCCGCTGTATTGCAGCAGCATTACCGGCGAAGGATTAGCAGTTGATCAGATATTAAATACCGAGATCGTTCAGAAAATAAAAAAGTAAAAAAGCCTGCGAATCCCGCCTTGTCGCCGCACACCGGCACCCGAGATTATGGCGTTACCGGCAAATCCAAAAACAGCCTCGGGAAATAGGAATCCAGCACTTTGGCAGGGAAGGCCAGGGAAAGTTTCCCCTTGGGGCTTGGAGATTCCAGTAAACCCTCGTCCAACCCCAGTTTGATTACTTCCCGCGCCGCCGTTTCACCAAAGCCGGTGATTTCCTGGATCTTGGTGCGGGAAATCTCCCCTTCGACAACCAGCGCTTTCAGGACCCGCGCCAGGTGAGCTTTATGCTTGCGGATATGAGAGCCTTCAAGGGCCAGATATTTTTCCATCCGATCCATCAACCCAGGAAGATCCAGCACACTGCCCATGAATCGAATCTGGTCCAGAATCGTTTCCAGGAAAAACAGGCAAAATTCCGCCAAACCTTTTTCCGACAGGTTGCCCCGTCCATCGTAATCGTTCTCGCGCCCAAGATCGGCCCTGGCCAGAAAACTGTAGTATTTGTCTTTCTGGCGCGCCAAGCCTCGCGACAAAGTCCACAGCCCAAAGCCGTCCACACCGGCTTGAATCAGCCCGGCATGCGCGTACAACCGCACCACGCGGCCATTGCCGTCACCGAAAGGATGAATCCAAGCCAAACGATGATGCGCTGCCGCCAAAGCCACCAATTTGTCCGTCGGCAACATCCGGGCATTGCCGTAACACTCGGAAAAGCGATCCAAAAATTTGGACAGGAATGGATAATCCGGAGGCGTATGCTGTCCCACATTCACGTTGTAGGAACGCAAGCGGCCCGGTTCGATTTTGTAACGCTTGCCGCTTTCGGTCTGGCTCCAATGCAATTCTTCCGGGAGACGCCGGTAAAATTCACCATGCAGCCAGCAAAAAAAATCCTGGGTGTGAATCTCCACAGTCTCCCGTGCCAGCCGGTCCCGCATGAGCTTCTCGACTTCCATGTGGGCCACGCTCATGGCTTGGTTGTGTCGGGCGGCTTGGTTTTTTGAAAAATCTTTGCGCAGCGCCCGTTCAATATCCCGCGGCAAAGTTTTATGTCCTTCAATCAGGTTGGAATAATAACTGTTCATCTCCTGGACGAGAGTGACCACTTTTCCACGAACCACGGGGGATGGCAAAACCCGCTCCAGCCCTCCCGCTTCCCGCAAAATGGCGCAGCTTAATCCGGACAATTTGTAACGCCCGGAGTCGGGAAAAAGCGGCTCCATCGAGCGAGGTTCACGGGTTATATCGATTTTTTTGGCCATTTTGCGCGGATCTATTCGCGGATCGTTATATCACGCTATTCATTGGAAATCAATATCTTGTAGAATGGATAATGCCAGTTTATGCTCGTTTCGCGCGGATTTATTAACGCAAAACCCCTTCCAAGCACTTACCCTTGAAATACTTTCGCGCTGTCCATCAGACGTTCCAATTCTGAGCGCGGGATGCGCAGCTCGGCCAAAGCCCTGGATCGGCTTGATGCGGCCACGATAAACCTGCCGGTACGCGACAAACTATAAAAAGGAAGGTAACGGATCTTCGCATCTAATTCCACCCGGAAAACTTCCTCAGAGCGAGACTCAAGGCGAGGGTGAATTAGTGCAACTTGGCAACTGTTTGCCGACGATTTCAGTGTTTACGGAGCTTTTGCAATAGCACGAATGCTGTTTTTTTACCGGCCTATATTCACATAAAGCGTGAATCAATGAAAAAAGTGAACATAAAGACCTGGCTGTATGTGCGGGAAGACGTTCTGACCAGATTTCTTGAAACTACAGTCCCCATCAAACCGAGGCAGCATGCCGTGTGCTGGTTGATCTGGGACAGGTGCTGGCAGCGTTCCGCGATTGCTTGGTGGTCGTAGGCGGTTGGGTTCCAGATCTCTTGATGAAAAATGCGGATGAGCCACACATCGGAAGCATCGATGTGGATTCCATAGTACCCTTATTATTACCCTTATAAGGAAGTGCTACCTTTTGTCTTGTTTTCAGGGCCTTGCGGGTTTTGGATGCCAACTTTTTGATGCTTTTTGTGACAGTCTCTTGCGGATCTCGATCATTTCGGTGATTTCAACGAAATGATCCCCCTCATCGTCACGGGTTGTCAAAACTCGGCAAAAACAGGTCCCAAGGATTGGCTCAACAACATATTACTGACGCAAATCCTTCACGGTTTACTTCACGGTTGAGGCCTAAAAACAGGCAAACCGTGAAAGCTTGTGAAAAATCGATCTTTCGCAAGACGCTTATTTGCAACATGATGCAAAGAGATGAAAGCATGGAGAAGGTTGTTAGTCGATACCTGAATCTAGCGCGTCTGCCAATTTCGCCACGAGCGCGTTGTTGCGAACGAAAATCCTACCCAAGGCACCCGGCCCCCGCAAGGAAAAATGGTTCGGCCTAACCCGGATGGTTCACCCGCTTCTGAAAGCCCCTGCAAAGCGCCCAGCCGAAAGGCCGGGCAGAATCAGGGATGCATTCACATCCGGGTTAAATGCTCCCTGATGGAAGTTGAATCTAGGAAAAATGTGAATATTGCCAGAATGCCATCAACCGACACCCTACTTCCGACACTACGCTATTTCAGGCTTCCGCCCACGCCCTGGCTGCGCCAGTATGCCAGTTCCTATGCCGGAAAAACACGACGAAGAGTCCTTGCAACGCCTCTGGGAGGAATACCGCGGCGGCCTGCGGGATTTTGACGATATGAGCCTCGCCCGCTGGGCGGCGCAAACCCTGGGCCAGTTGAAGGGCCGGGTCTGGCGTTTGTCGCATCCTCTGGTGGGATTGCACCGGTTGCTCGCGCAGGAAACACAGCGTCGTTCCCTGCGGTTGCGCCGACTGGCCACCGCCCCGGCCGAGTATCCCGAAGCGCCCTGCTGTAACGCGCCGCTGCTGCCCCTTGTCACCCGCGATGTTCTGCATTCGGGCCTGATTTGCGAAACCTGCAGCCGCACAGCGATTGCATTCGGCGACATCCCCGGCGAATTTCAAACCGGGCTGCGGAATTGGGCCGAGCAATATGATAAAGTACATGCCGTGGCCCATTGGAATGAGAACGAAAAGCTGGCCTGCCTGAATTACGAACAAAGCTACAACGAGGCTGCGGAACAGGCGGAAAATCTTTTGAGCGAACTCGCTTCCCACATTCTCCCGCCCATGCTGGATGTTTACCCGGCCATGGTCTGGGAAGACAACGACGAATGTCTCGATGTTCGGCCGGATGACATTGAAATTACGAGAGCGGGGCTGTAAATAACCAAAGTAGAATTCAGGATTCAGAATTCAGAACATAGTTTTATCCGTTTCCATCCGCGTTAATCCGCGGTTCAAAATGTTTTCGTGACGCCTGCGACGCGAAAGCCCATTTCTTCCAGCAATTGGCAGACGCGGGCCGGTTGGTCGCCTTGAATCTCGATCTCGCGCCCGCGCAAGGTTCCGCCGCAGCAGCAAGCCTTGCGAAGATCGCGCGAAATTTTTTCGATTTCCTCGTCTGAAACAGTTTCAGGAATATCTCCCACCACCACCACGGTCTTGCCGCCGCGATGCGCCGTCTCGCGCCGTAACACCACGCGCCCGCGCTTTGCCGGCATGGCCCCGGCTTTTTCCGGGATCGATTCCACATTCGCCGGACCCGGAGGCAGACCGCTCAACTCCAGGCTTTGAAACGGGTTCTGCAACCCGCCGCTTGGCCCGGTCACGTCGATTTTTGAAGCAGGATCCTTTTTGCTCATTTTATCTGTGTTTATCCGCGTCAATCCGCGGTTCCAAAACTTCACGATCTTTTCCAAAGGCTGGCTTGCGCGACGCTCCATTGGAATTTTCGGGCATGTTCGCGGATCAGAAAAGGCATTTCCTCCATGCGCAGCAGCTTGAATTCGCTTCCAAGGCAATGCGAAAGTCCCTCCAGTGTTGTGACAGGCTTTCCATCCCGCAACATGCCGCCCAGCCATGCGGACTGGAGCGTGAACTCTTCCATCCAACTGCACGGAGTGGTAATCAAAATCCGGCCGCCGCTCCTCAACAAGCCCGGCAATTGCCGCAGACAGGCTTCCGGGTTCGGTACGCGGCAAAGCAGGTTTGACAGCAAAATACAGTCGAACTGGCCCAGATCCTTCGGCAACCGGCAGGCATCTCCTTCGCGGAACTCGACCCGTTCCGGATGGCTCACAGAAGGGCGCTTCGCAATCAAACGGGTTGTTACAATCCCTTCGTCCAACCGTTCGTACGACAATTCGCCTTCTTTTTGAATCGTGCGCGCTGCCTTGATAAAACGCGCCGAGCGGTCGATCCCCACCACTTTCTCAAATGTGCCGGAAAGTTCAAACGCGGCCCGGCCCACAGCGCAGCCAAGATCCAAAGCGCGCCCAAAGGCGGAGGATTCACGCAGGCAGGTTTGGGCGCAACGCAGGGGGAAATCCAGCGCTTCCGCAGGCCCGA
Protein-coding regions in this window:
- a CDS encoding Fic family protein; this translates as MAKKIDITREPRSMEPLFPDSGRYKLSGLSCAILREAGGLERVLPSPVVRGKVVTLVQEMNSYYSNLIEGHKTLPRDIERALRKDFSKNQAARHNQAMSVAHMEVEKLMRDRLARETVEIHTQDFFCWLHGEFYRRLPEELHWSQTESGKRYKIEPGRLRSYNVNVGQHTPPDYPFLSKFLDRFSECYGNARMLPTDKLVALAAAHHRLAWIHPFGDGNGRVVRLYAHAGLIQAGVDGFGLWTLSRGLARQKDKYYSFLARADLGRENDYDGRGNLSEKGLAEFCLFFLETILDQIRFMGSVLDLPGLMDRMEKYLALEGSHIRKHKAHLARVLKALVVEGEISRTKIQEITGFGETAAREVIKLGLDEGLLESPSPKGKLSLAFPAKVLDSYFPRLFLDLPVTP
- a CDS encoding translation initiation factor, coding for MSKKDPASKIDVTGPSGGLQNPFQSLELSGLPPGPANVESIPEKAGAMPAKRGRVVLRRETAHRGGKTVVVVGDIPETVSDEEIEKISRDLRKACCCGGTLRGREIEIQGDQPARVCQLLEEMGFRVAGVTKTF
- a CDS encoding putative 4-mercaptohistidine N1-methyltransferase gives rise to the protein MSGIYETDKLLSEYLLLHYGSRREILPWDFGPAEALDFPLRCAQTCLRESSAFGRALDLGCAVGRAAFELSGTFEKVVGIDRSARFIKAARTIQKEGELSYERLDEGIVTTRLIAKRPSVSHPERVEFREGDACRLPKDLGQFDCILLSNLLCRVPNPEACLRQLPGLLRSGGRILITTPCSWMEEFTLQSAWLGGMLRDGKPVTTLEGLSHCLGSEFKLLRMEEMPFLIREHARKFQWSVAQASLWKRS